A genomic segment from Methanosarcinales archaeon encodes:
- a CDS encoding host specificity protein: MLNRIEDFKRVVSFAKYKPLGNRGFAGVRSNNYGYDENISVGIETFMKKCNEEILVLPQCETVGALEIIEEVVQLDGIDGIFVGPFDLSISLGVPVQFGHPRFIEAIDRILNACKKANKPAIIYAGSVEAAKDAFAKGFDSVAYNIDASVFINGYKRDISEIRSI, from the coding sequence ATGCTGAATAGGATAGAGGATTTTAAAAGAGTTGTTTCATTTGCAAAATATAAACCATTAGGGAACAGAGGTTTTGCTGGTGTACGTTCAAATAACTACGGTTATGACGAGAACATTAGTGTTGGTATTGAAACTTTCATGAAAAAATGCAACGAAGAGATTTTGGTTCTGCCGCAATGTGAAACTGTGGGTGCGCTTGAAATCATTGAGGAAGTGGTTCAGCTGGATGGCATTGACGGTATATTTGTTGGACCATTTGATTTGTCGATTTCACTAGGCGTTCCAGTTCAGTTTGGGCATCCAAGATTCATTGAAGCGATTGATCGCATACTAAATGCCTGCAAAAAAGCAAATAAGCCTGCAATTATATATGCGGGCAGTGTTGAGGCTGCAAAAGACGCCTTTGCGAAAGGGTTTGACAGTGTTGCATACAACATAGATGCGAGTGTATTTATCAACGGGTACAAGCGTGACATTAGTGAAATCAGATCAATATGA
- a CDS encoding DUF86 domain-containing protein: protein MKIRDEQIVKKILSEIDVIENLIVDYTQELFLDDEKTKRAVCMTLINIGELAKSITDELRSETAYISWRGISGMRDVTAHKYQTLNKLRSV from the coding sequence ATGAAAATTAGAGACGAACAAATTGTTAAGAAAATACTTTCTGAGATTGATGTTATAGAAAACCTAATTGTGGATTACACTCAAGAATTATTTCTTGATGATGAAAAAACTAAACGTGCAGTATGCATGACACTGATCAATATTGGAGAGTTGGCAAAGAGTATTACTGATGAACTTAGATCTGAAACTGCATATATTTCGTGGAGGGGCATCTCTGGAATGAGAGATGTGACTGCTCATAAATACCAAACACTTAATAAACTAAGAAGCGTGTAA
- a CDS encoding nucleotidyltransferase domain-containing protein produces the protein MLSQNQIRDALIKTANKYPIKSVSLFGSYADGNANEDSDVDLLVEFLTPTVSLFMLYELKSDVENELKKNVDLVHLPIPPNSIIKINKVVTLYEN, from the coding sequence ATGCTTTCTCAAAATCAGATTAGGGATGCTTTGATAAAAACTGCTAATAAATATCCAATCAAATCCGTTTCATTATTTGGATCATATGCCGATGGAAATGCGAATGAGGATAGTGATGTTGATTTATTAGTTGAGTTTTTGACACCAACAGTATCGTTATTCATGCTATATGAGTTAAAATCGGATGTTGAAAATGAACTTAAAAAAAACGTTGATCTAGTACATTTGCCAATACCTCCGAATTCTATAATAAAAATTAACAAGGTAGTGACTTTGTATGAAAATTAG
- a CDS encoding PLP-dependent aminotransferase family protein has protein sequence MVEVKTQSVLSNEEKAMQALSYGATIGLTILRKAVQENLLIPNGIKANMDEIMITAGGIQALYLVCKLYLDPGDVVLVESPTFVHAKMLFDSFEVECQSCAMDADGLNMEDLEAKINKYHPKLIYTMPTFQNPTGISMSAQKRKEMALLAEKYDVIIFGLSCLKDLTGENYCLQPLKR, from the coding sequence TTGGTAGAGGTAAAAACACAGTCAGTCCTGAGCAATGAAGAAAAAGCGATGCAAGCACTTTCTTACGGAGCGACCATTGGACTCACAATTTTGAGAAAAGCGGTACAAGAAAACCTTTTGATTCCAAATGGAATTAAAGCGAATATGGATGAGATAATGATTACTGCAGGTGGCATTCAAGCCCTATATCTTGTGTGCAAATTGTATCTTGATCCGGGTGATGTGGTTCTTGTGGAATCACCAACATTCGTCCACGCAAAGATGCTATTTGATAGTTTTGAGGTTGAGTGCCAATCCTGTGCTATGGATGCGGATGGTTTGAATATGGAGGATCTTGAAGCAAAAATAAACAAATATCATCCGAAACTTATATATACGATGCCAACATTTCAAAATCCCACAGGAATTTCCATGTCAGCACAGAAGAGAAAAGAGATGGCCTTGCTAGCAGAAAAATATGACGTCATTATATTTGGGTTGAGCTGCCTCAAGGACTTGACGGGAGAGAACTACTGCCTGCAGCCATTGAAGAGGTGA